A window of Mobiluncus massiliensis genomic DNA:
GTCGATGTCGCGGTACTCCTCAGGAGGAAGTTCGTAAAGGTCTTTGTCGATAGGCTCGGCCGGTTCGATACGATTGCGAATCCCGTCCAGACCCGCCATCAAAATCGCGGGGAAAGCCAGGTAGGGGTTCGCCGAAGGATCGGGCACGCGGTACTCGACACGCTTCGCCTTCGGGGAAGTCCCGGTGACCGGAATGCGAATGCAAGCCGACCGGTTACGCGCCGAATACACCAGGTTCACCGGGGCTTCAAAGCCCGGCACCAGGCGGCGGAAAGAGTTAATGGACGGGTTCGTAAACGGCAGAATCGCGGCCGCGTGGCGCAGCAACCCGCCGATAAACCAACGTGCCAGGTCAGACAGGCCGCCATAGCCGTTTTCACCGTAGAACAGGGGATTGCCGTCTTTCCACAGAGACACGTGACAGTGCATTCCCGAACCGGCCTGTCCCCACAAGGGCTTGGGCATGAAAGTTACGGTCTTGCCCAGTTCGATAGCCTTGTTCTTCACGATGTATTTGAACACCGTGAGATTGTCCGCGGCGTGCAGCAGCGTGGAATAGGTGTAGTTGATTTCCTGTTGACCCGACGCCCCGACTTCATGATGAGCCCGTTCGATTTCAAAACCAGTCTCTTGCAAGGCACGCACAATGGCGTCCCGGTCGTCGGCTGTGGCATCCATCGGGGGGACGGGGACGTAGCCGGCTTGGAATGGCATCTTGTTGCCCAAGTTGTGCCCGTCCTCCCAATCGCCCGAGGTCACCGGCGATTCCTGCGAACCAATTTTTACGAAAGTGTCGTGCGGATCGGTGCGGAACTGGATGGAATCAAAAAGGTAAAACTCCGGTTCGGGAGCCAGGAACGCCGTGTCGGCGATGCCGGTGGACTTGAGATACGCCTCCGCCTTCTGGGTCACGCCGCGCGGATCGCGGGAAAACGGTTCGTTCGTAAAGGGATCCACGATGGAGGAATACAACACCAGGGTCGGTTCCCGGCGGAACGGATCGACGAAAGCCGCGGTGGGGTCGGGGATTAGCTTCATATCGGATTCATGAATCGCGGTGAAACCGTTGATGGACGACCCGTCAAACATCATCCCGTCAGTGAGTGTTTCCTCCAGCATATTGGTGGGGATGGTGAGGTGCTGCATAGTTCCGTAAAGGTCGGAAAAGCGCACGTCGATGAAACGAATGTTTTTTTCTTTCACAAAATTAATTACTGACTGAGAATCATTAAACATGCCGGAACCTCCTGCAAAAAATTTATACATATTTACCGTTCTATTTTTACCTTTCGCCCAGGTGTCCGCCAAATCGGCGCGCCCACAGATTTTGTCTGGCGATGGCATATACTTAGAGGCACGACAGGGGAGCGAAATTCGCTGAGAGTGCCGTGACTTTATGCGTTGCATGAAGCGGGCAGACCCTCGCACCAGGCAAGTAATGTTGCCGAGGAAGTCGAGTAAATCTCGGTTCGTGCCGCCCAGGACGCGAACTTTTCCCCTGCTCTTACTGATTTTAGAAAGGGCAGTTATGTTTTCTATTACTCGTGGACCAGCCTCGTCCCGTACTTTGGCAGCGTTGGCCGCAGCAGGGTTGTGCGCGGCTTTGCTGGCGGGTTGCAGCGATTCGCGTCCGGTCGATAGCGCCACCACCACCCCGGGAACTGACAAAGACACGTCCAGCGGCACGGTAACCCTTGTGACCTATGATTCATTCCCTTTGAGCGATGAAACCGCCGCCGCCTTTACCGACAAAACGGGTTACCAG
This region includes:
- the glnA gene encoding type I glutamate--ammonia ligase, yielding MFNDSQSVINFVKEKNIRFIDVRFSDLYGTMQHLTIPTNMLEETLTDGMMFDGSSINGFTAIHESDMKLIPDPTAAFVDPFRREPTLVLYSSIVDPFTNEPFSRDPRGVTQKAEAYLKSTGIADTAFLAPEPEFYLFDSIQFRTDPHDTFVKIGSQESPVTSGDWEDGHNLGNKMPFQAGYVPVPPMDATADDRDAIVRALQETGFEIERAHHEVGASGQQEINYTYSTLLHAADNLTVFKYIVKNKAIELGKTVTFMPKPLWGQAGSGMHCHVSLWKDGNPLFYGENGYGGLSDLARWFIGGLLRHAAAILPFTNPSINSFRRLVPGFEAPVNLVYSARNRSACIRIPVTGTSPKAKRVEYRVPDPSANPYLAFPAILMAGLDGIRNRIEPAEPIDKDLYELPPEEYRDIDKLPPSLDLALRALEDDYEFLTEGDVFTTDLLETWIRLKRENEVQKLFVHPHPLEFELYYNC